One Solea senegalensis isolate Sse05_10M linkage group LG3, IFAPA_SoseM_1, whole genome shotgun sequence genomic window carries:
- the LOC122766091 gene encoding uncharacterized protein LOC122766091, with product MHLFCTFSLLLLVSAPVSATVSNSFRECSHFFYMQTPPAGIRGTSLRRICQKYADKPRYTTLYDSSCRLPLYSAYIFKKSDGKRRMDTPWMYEPQLLSDDESGNMRALPLTDATPPLIEDSQAVLEDYTDAVGYRRGPLNPDLHQAEPDDKSSTYTLTNVVPLISEFLDASWNPYLDTVRRRLNNFCHGKSFIVTGVTVSGATIQRDNRNRLAIPKYLWLAYCCPRFDHNSPYEVRFMFPSYGGYALNKQTGHSVVEVPLKTLEDFLERQIDQHDDMNIFYKGCMSENAFKQKRSDMTIRGRVEKELSPECREFLYMGRPPTGLGHRSLHFICQHYNKKARYVTLYNTVDHIPVYSAYTFKRSDGEECVDVPWMYEPQLSTSSDTEEMQPFPRGYMHMNFEDAQAVLDDYTNAIQYERGTLNPDEHQGELDDKASTYTLTNVVPVVPDFNNRVWNKQEHIIRKRLNNYCHGKAYIITGITTSGKMIRRQNINRIAVPTYVWSAYCCADFDHNAPYDERYKLPSFAYYGLNEENNEVVEISVQKLKEFLKKTTFVDQNFQIFVDDCVPPASNLKHMREKFL from the exons ATGCACCTGTTTTGCACcttctccctgctgctgctggtgtccgCCCCGGTGAGCGCCACTGTGTCGAACAGCTTCAGAGAGTGcagccattttttttacatgcagaCCCCACCTGCAGGGATTAGAGGAACCAGCCTGCGCAGGATCTGCCAGAAGTATGCAGACAAACCACGCTACACCACATTATATGACAGCAGCTGCCGCCTTCCCCTTTACTCAGCCTACATCTTCAAGAAGTCTGAtgggaagaggaggatggaTACACCCTGGATGTATGAGCCTCAG TTGCTTTCTGATGATGAGAGTGGAAATATGAGAGCTCTTCCCCTGACTGATGCCACCCCTCCTCTGATTGAGGACAGCCAGGCTGTGCTGGAGGACTACACAGACGCTGTGGGGTACAGACGTGGCCCACTCAATCCTGACTTACACCAAGCCGAGCCAGACGACAAATCCTCCACCTATACTCTGACCAATGTAGTCCCATTAATCTCAGAGTTCTTGGATGCCTCCTGGAATCCATACTTGGACACCGTTCGCCGGCGCCTCAATAACTTCTGCCATGGTAAATCGTTTATTGTGACAGGAGTGACTGTTTCAGGGGCGACCATCCAGCGAGACAACAGGAACCGCTTAGCAATCCCAAAATACTTATGGCTGGCATACTGCTGCCCACGGTTTGACCATAACTCACCATATGAAGTGAGATTTATGTTCCCTTCTTACGGTGGTTATGCACTGAATAAACAGACAGGCCACAGTGTGGTGGAAGTTCCTCTGAAGACACTGGAGGACTTCCTGGAGAGACAGATAGACCAACATGAtgacatgaatattttctataaAGGTTGCATGTCCGAAAATGCCTTCAAGCAGAAGAGGAGCGACATGACCA TAAGAGGGAGAGTGGAAAAAGAGCTATCTCCAGAGTGCAGAGAATTCCTCTACATGGGCAGACCACCAACCGGACTGGGGCATCGCTCCCTACACTTCATTTGTCAACATTACAACAAGAAGGCACGCTATGTGACGCTGTACAACACCGTGGACCATATACCTGTCTACTCTGCCTACACCTTCAAACGCTCAGATGGGGAGGAATGTGTTGATGTGCCTTGGATGTATGAGCCTCAG CTCTCCACATCCTCTGATACAGAGGAGATGCAGCCCTTCCCACGTGGTTACATGCACATGAATTTTGAAGATGCCCAAGCTGTGCTTGATGATTACACAAATGCCATCCAATACGAGCGTGGCACACTCAACCCAGATGAGCATCAGGGCGAGCTTGATGACAAGGCCTCCACCTACACGCTGACTAATGTTGTGCCGGTGGTGCCCGACTTCAACAACAGAGTCTGGAACAAACAAGAGCACATCATCCGCAAGCGGCTCAACAACTACTGCCACGGGAAAGCGTACATCATCACGGGCATCACCACCTCGGGGAAGATGATCCGCCGACAAAACATCAATCGCATCGCAGTGCCCACATACGTGTGGTCAGCATATTGCTGTGCTGACTTTGACCACAACGCCCCGTACGATGAGCGCTACAAGTTGCCATCTTTTGCCTACTATGGGCTCAATGAGGAGAACAACGAGGTGGTGGAAATCTCTGTCCAGAAGCTGAAGGAGTTCCTGAAGAAGACCACCTTCGTAGACCAGAATTTTCAGATCTTTGTCGACGACTGTGTCCCACCAGcttcaaatttaaaacacatgagaGAAAAGTTTTTGTAA